In Ostrea edulis chromosome 6, xbOstEdul1.1, whole genome shotgun sequence, a single window of DNA contains:
- the LOC125683342 gene encoding uncharacterized protein LOC125683342 isoform X1 yields the protein MMKMGAIFHGLLLFYFISGLRTVISQDCSTFPIDTPINFDETAKNGSLIYTSNYTNTTTQDWTLGTGSSLILLTFENGTYRMILKIESDYDVEPCQVGGKKYTENVLCTPSGQAPVQKIIEFNVNPVNEFSPVPMKNREVTITEGDLSGPKYVSDLQTGITDKDCPKESFTYSITAVSGETDASSYFMVNETMGFLYQIKSFDHEQDSIQCGVLQQFGEFDLIIQNDPFNVTENIRVRFKDVDDTPPVFVLPNCDTTCYKCSRSNITTVVNYMDQGMIQIAKIKAVDPDTTSPNITYYFTVSPSKYEDIISLDNGTLYLIESFANFSNSEETSDFEVKVMIKAENRLGIMSDNFTVFLNVNVPVTTTPEPTTESTTVPPTTPEDITTHTTTTPSTISTPPVTIPTTTPAPTTTPSVKNPDPGKSSDTNVLVIVLPIIGVLLLIILCIVIYKVRTGQPQVKYRLGEDNVNQMAGSGEMKKREFTTEAENPAYVNENGNV from the exons ATGATGAAGATGGGGGCTATTTTTCATGGATTgctattattttatttcatatctggTTTAAGAACTGTTATTTCACAAG ATTGTTCCACGTTCCCTATAGACACACCCATAAATTTCGATGAAACAGCAAAAAATG GTTCTCTAATCTACACCAGCAACTACACGAATACAACAACCCAGGACTGGACCCTTGGAACTGGTTCCTCGTTGATCCTACTAACATTTGAGAACGGGACGTATAGGATGATCTTAAAAATAGAATCCGACTACGAC GTTGAACCCTGTCAAGTGGGAGgaaagaaatacacagaaaaCGTGTTATGCACACCTAGCGGACAGGCACCG gTGCAGAAGATAATAGAGTTCAATGTGAATCCAGTCAACGAATTTTCTCCTGTTCCGATGAAAAATCGAGAAGTAACGATAACTGAG GGTGATTTGTCAGGTCCGAAATATGTGAGTGACCTACAAACAGGAATCACTGACAAAGACTGTCCAAAGGAAAGTTTTACCTACAGTATAACAGCAGTATCTGGTGAG ACTGATGCTAGTTCCTATTTCATGGTAAACGAAACAATGGGATTTCTGTATCAAATCAAAAGTTTTGACCATGAACAGGATTCTATCCAATGTGGAGTATTACAACAGTTTGGGGAATTTGATTTGATAATACAG AACGATCCGTTCAATGTAACAGAGAATATCAGGGTACGATTTAAAGACGTTGATGATACACCGCCTGTCTTCGTACTCCCAAATTGCGATACGACATGTTACAAGTGTTCGAGGTCTAATATAACGACCGTCGTCAATTACATGGATCAG GGAATGATTCAAATAGCCAAAATTAAAGCAGTGGACCCAGATACAACGTCACCCAATATCACGTACTATTTCACAG TGTCTCCCTCAAAGTACGAGGACATAATTTCGTTGGATAACGGAACATTATATCTTATTGAATCATTTGCTAATTTTTCAAATTCTGAGGAGACATCAGACTTCGAAGTGAAAGTAATGATAAAg GCTGAAAATAGACTGGGTATCATGTCGGATAATTTCACTGTATTCCTGAATGTGAACGTTCCTGTTACTACCACGCCTGAACCTACTACCGAATCTACTACAGTCCCACCCACTACTCCCGAGGATATAACGACACACACGACGACAACGCCATCTACGATATCAACGCCACCCGTAACAATCCCAACTACAACACCCGCTCCCACCACTACACCATCAGTGAAGAACCCAGACCCGGGTAAAAGTAGCGACACTAACGTCCTTGTGATCGTGTTACCTATAATCGGGGTCCTGTTGCTGATAATTCTGTGCATAGTTATATACAAAGTCAGGACGGGGCAGCCTCAGGTCAAATACAGATTGGGAGAGGACAATGTGAACCAAATGGCTGGGTCAGGAGAAATGAAGAAGCGGGAATTCACGACCGAGGCGGAAAACCCTGCTTACGTAAATGAGAACGGCAACGTGTGA